In Thermomicrobiales bacterium, the genomic window ACTGAATGGCGACTCCGCTCGCAATCTCAGCAACCAACCTCACGAAGTCGTACCGTGGGCAGCAGGTCTTATGCGGCATCAACCTGCACGTCCCTGCCGGAAGTGTCTTCGCGTTGCTCGGCCCGAACGGCGCGGGCAAGACAACGACCGTCCGCATCCTCGCCACGCTGACCAAACCATCGGGCGGAACGGCACAGGTCGCC contains:
- a CDS encoding ATP-binding cassette domain-containing protein, translated to MATPLAISATNLTKSYRGQQVLCGINLHVPAGSVFALLGPNGAGKTTTVRILATLTKPSGGTAQVA